The Pseudomonadota bacterium DNA window CAACTGGCCTGAATGTTTCTATGATCCATTCCTTGATTTCGTCCCTTACTTTCCTAAAGGCATCATGTGTTTTATCTTCGTTTCCTGAAACTGAGGCCGGATCATTAAAGCCTTTATGAAGGATGAGCTCCCCATTCGGAAAGTAGGGGCAAACCTCTTTTGCATTATCGCATACTGTGACAATATAATCGAAATTCATCTCAAAAAATTGTTCTATACCTTTTGCATGATAGTACGATATATCAATTCCTATTTCTTTCATAACTCCAATAGCATATGGATGTACATATAAAGGTTCAACCCCGGCACTGTAAACCTCGTAAAAATGGCCAAAGAGTGTTTTTAATAGTCCCTCTGCCATTTGAGAGCGGGCAGAGTTGTGTGTGCAGAGAAAGAGTACTTTGATTTTTCCTTGCTTCTTCATCGTTTTTCCCTTGTCCGGATCATATCTCAGCAACACATTCGGCTGTTTGGCTAAGAGCGGAGGGTTTAAATCTCTCGGCTCTCAGCCCCATGCTCTACGCTTACTTAAGTATCGGTGTTCCATTATACGTCATCGACTTAATAAGCTTCTCAGATTTTTCCACAGCCTCTTTTGACAACGGGGAGTACTGGAGCGGTTCCACAAATTTCTGCCCATCCTTAACCATCCACCATAACATTTTTGTCAGGGTCTCGGCTTTTACCTTTGCCCTGCCACTGTAATTTTGTTCCTTGTAAAATATAAGCCATGTGAACCCGCTTATCGGATAGCCGTCTTTTGCTTCTGTATCTGTTAAAGAAACGTTTGTATCATCAGGAACCTTAACATTTGCCGCAGCGCTGACAGACTTAATTGCAGGCTCTATGAAATTACCTGCCTTATTTTTAACACTGCCGTAAGCCATCTTGTTCTGCAATGCATAGAGAAGTTCTACATAACCTATTGAACCAGGGGTTTGTTTAATGTATCCAGCCACACCTGGA harbors:
- a CDS encoding arsenate reductase ArsC; the encoded protein is MKKQGKIKVLFLCTHNSARSQMAEGLLKTLFGHFYEVYSAGVEPLYVHPYAIGVMKEIGIDISYYHAKGIEQFFEMNFDYIVTVCDNAKEVCPYFPNGELILHKGFNDPASVSGNEDKTHDAFRKVRDEIKEWIIETFRPVG